Proteins co-encoded in one Ruegeria sp. HKCCD4315 genomic window:
- a CDS encoding DEAD/DEAH box helicase produces MFDFDMLGLAPALNKALKSANFTQPTPIQNQAIPLALNGHDILGLAQTGTGKTLAFGLPLIDHLLAQPGKPDPKTAKALILAPTRELVNQIAESLRVLTKGTKLRVGTVVGGQSINKQIMFLARGTDILVATPGRLIDLMDRGAVDLSSVRHLVLDEADQMLDLGFIHALRKIAPALGTPRQTMLFSATMPKQMEELSRAYLTNPQRVQVSPPGKAADKITQSLHFVSKPGKPAKLREILSRDSDALTLVFTRTKHGAERLMKGLVADGYNAASIHGNKSQGQRDRAIKAFREGEVTILVATDVAARGIDIPGVAYVFNFDLPEVPDNYVHRIGRTARAGREGEAIAFCAPEEVDLLRQIQKLMKIEIPVASGTMPEGVEPQKPARRQNNRRRGFKPKPANGDGKPSAGKGRRPRRRRPAA; encoded by the coding sequence TTGTTCGACTTCGACATGCTGGGCCTTGCCCCCGCACTCAACAAAGCGCTGAAAAGCGCCAATTTCACACAGCCTACCCCGATTCAGAACCAAGCCATCCCGCTTGCGCTGAACGGCCACGACATTCTGGGTCTTGCCCAAACAGGTACCGGCAAGACACTGGCCTTCGGCCTGCCTCTGATTGATCACCTGCTGGCTCAGCCTGGAAAACCTGATCCCAAGACAGCCAAGGCGTTGATCCTTGCGCCGACCCGCGAATTGGTGAACCAGATCGCCGAAAGCCTGCGCGTCTTGACCAAAGGCACCAAGCTGCGCGTTGGGACAGTTGTGGGCGGACAATCGATCAACAAGCAGATCATGTTCCTGGCGCGTGGCACAGATATTCTAGTCGCCACTCCGGGTCGCCTGATTGACCTGATGGACCGTGGCGCCGTCGATCTCAGCTCGGTTCGCCATCTGGTTTTGGACGAAGCTGACCAGATGCTGGATTTGGGGTTTATCCACGCCCTGCGCAAAATTGCACCAGCGCTGGGTACTCCACGCCAAACCATGTTGTTTTCGGCTACCATGCCAAAACAGATGGAAGAGCTTAGCCGCGCGTACCTGACCAACCCCCAACGAGTTCAGGTATCGCCTCCAGGCAAGGCCGCTGACAAGATCACACAGTCGCTGCACTTTGTGTCGAAACCCGGAAAACCAGCAAAGCTGCGAGAAATACTCTCACGAGACAGCGATGCGCTGACATTGGTGTTCACCCGCACCAAACACGGGGCCGAACGGTTGATGAAGGGTCTGGTTGCCGATGGGTACAACGCGGCTTCGATCCACGGCAACAAAAGCCAGGGGCAAAGGGACCGCGCGATCAAGGCGTTTCGCGAAGGTGAGGTAACCATTCTGGTGGCCACCGACGTTGCCGCGCGTGGCATCGATATCCCTGGCGTTGCTTATGTTTTCAATTTCGATCTACCCGAAGTGCCTGACAACTATGTCCACCGGATCGGCCGCACGGCGCGTGCCGGGCGTGAAGGTGAGGCCATTGCATTTTGTGCACCTGAAGAAGTCGATCTGCTGCGTCAGATTCAGAAACTGATGAAGATCGAAATTCCCGTCGCAAGCGGCACAATGCCTGAAGGTGTTGAACCCCAAAAACCAGCGCGCCGCCAAAATAATCGCCGTCGTGGGTTCAAACCCAAACCAGCCAATGGCGATGGAAAGCCTTCGGCTGGAAAGGGTCGCCGACCCCGCCGCAGACGCCCTGCCGCTTAA